A window of the Gossypium hirsutum isolate 1008001.06 chromosome A03, Gossypium_hirsutum_v2.1, whole genome shotgun sequence genome harbors these coding sequences:
- the LOC107888018 gene encoding pectate lyase, with protein sequence MTMKVVKIILFLGLIVYSPIVKGNIGHFDEVWQERAENAKKGAFKAYNPNPENVTNDLNRETEKVLEGQNNTRRGLYKHHGPCLATNPIDRCWRCDPKWAKDRKKLVNCVLGFGRKTTGGKAGRYYVVTDPSDNDMVNPKPGTLRHAVIQKEPLWIIFAHHMVIRLNQELIMAGDKTIDGRGFQIHIVGGAQITLQFINNVIIHGLHIRNSVQAHGGMIRDSVDHYGQRTMSDGDGITIFGSHNIWIDHLSMSKCYDGLIDILMASTAITISNCHFTNHNDVFLFGSSDSFSDDQIMQVTVAFNHFGKGLVQRMPRVRWGFVHVVNNDYTHWLMYAIGGSKNPTILSEGNRFIAPPDKRAKEITKREYSPESVWKSWKWRSVNDLMMNGAFFVESGGPISRGNKKDVIKAKTGASAGRLTRFAGALNCVEHKPC encoded by the exons ATGACTATGAAGGTTGTTAAGATTATATTGTTTCTGGGGCTAATTGTATATAGTCCCATAGTTAAAGGTAACATTGGTCATTTTGATGAAGTGTGGCAAGAACGAGCTGAAAATGCAAAGAAAGGTGCCTTCAAAGCCTACAATCCTAATCCCGAAAATGTAACCAATGATTTAAACCGCGAAACTGAGAA GGTGTTGGAAGGTCAGAATAACACAAGGAGAGGACTATATAAACACCATGGTCCATGCCTAGCCACTAACCCTATTGACAGATGCTGGAGATGTGATCCAAAGTGGGCTAAAGACCGCAAGAAGCTAGTTAACTGTGTCCTAGGATTCGGCCGCAAAACCACCGGAGGCAAGGCAGGTCGATATTATGTTGTAACAGATCCGTCAGACAACGATATGGTAAACCCTAAACCCGGAACCTTACGGCATGCAGTGATCCAAAAAGAACCTCTTTGGATCATATTTGCTCATCACATGGTGATTAGGTTAAACCAAGAGCTGATTATGGCTGGTGACAAGACCATAGACGGTCGAGGATTTCAAATTCACATTGTGGGTGGTGCTCAAATCACATTGCAGTTCATTAATAATGTTATCATCCATGGCCTTCACATTCGTAATTCGGTACAAGCTCATGGTGGCATGATACGAGACTCCGTTGATCATTACGGTCAACGTACGATGAGTGACGGTGATGGAATCACGATATTTGGATCCCACAATATTTGGATCGATCACCTTTCTATGTCCAAATGCTACGATGGATTAATCGATATTCTTATGGCATCTACGGCCATTACCATCTCTAACTGCCATTTTACTAATCATAACGAT GTCTTCCTGTTTGGAAGTAGTGATAGCTTCTCAGATGATCAAATCATGCAAGTAACGGTTGCTTTCAACCATTTTGGCAAAGGATTGGTGCAAAGGATGCCAAGGGTCCGATGGGGATTCGTTCATGTTGTCAACAATGATTACACTCATTGGCTAATGTATGCCATTGGTGGTAGCAAAAACCCTACCATCCTAAGTGAGGGCAACCGATTCATTGCTCCTCCAGACAAACGCGCTAAAGAG ATTACCAAGAGGGAGTATTCACCAGAGAGTGTATGGAAGTCATGGAAGTGGAGATCTGTGAATGATCTAATGATGAATGGGGCCTTCTTTGTTGAATCTGGGGGACCAATTAGTAGGGGAAACAAGAAAGACGTGATCAAGGCAAAGACAGGAGCTTCTGCAGGCAGGCTAACACGCTTTGCAGGGGCTCTCAACTGCGTCGAACACAAACCCTGTTGA